The following are from one region of the Pseudomonas putida genome:
- the mdtD gene encoding multidrug transporter subunit MdtD produces the protein MPERAPLDPVTARWIPWVVAIAFFMQSLDGTILNTALPAMARSLAEDPLRMQGVIIAYMLTVALLIPASGWIADRFGTKRIFFSAILLFSFGSLLCAAANSLGFLIFARVVQGLGGALMLPVGRLVVLRAYPRTELVRIMSFITIPGLLGPLLGPTVGGWLVEILSWHWIFLLNLPVGLIGCYAVWKFIPDLRGAERTTFDGPGFLLFGAAMVLITIAMEGLGELHLPHLRVMLLLFAGMACLAAYWLRAGRDPEPLFSPSLFRVRTFAIGILGNLFARLGSGALPFLVPLLLQVALGYSPAQAGMSMIPLAAAAMLAKSIARPLIERFGYRIILTGNTLLLGVLLASLGLVDEQTPYWLLLVQLGLLGAVNSMQFTAMNTVTLIDLDDASASSGNSLLSVVAQLALSLGVACAGALLGGFTAAGSAEGVETTLGAFQLTFVTIGVMAMLAAAIFLQLSPTDGRRARRPEQHMES, from the coding sequence ATGCCCGAACGCGCTCCGCTGGACCCCGTCACTGCCCGCTGGATCCCCTGGGTAGTGGCCATCGCCTTCTTCATGCAGTCCCTGGACGGCACCATCCTCAACACCGCACTGCCAGCCATGGCCCGCTCGCTGGCCGAAGACCCGTTGCGCATGCAGGGTGTGATCATTGCCTACATGCTCACCGTGGCCCTGCTGATCCCCGCCTCTGGCTGGATCGCCGACCGCTTCGGCACCAAGCGCATCTTCTTCAGCGCCATCCTGCTGTTCAGCTTCGGCTCGCTGCTGTGCGCCGCCGCCAACAGCCTCGGCTTCCTGATCTTCGCCCGCGTCGTGCAGGGCCTGGGCGGTGCGCTGATGCTGCCGGTCGGGCGGCTGGTGGTACTGCGCGCCTACCCGCGCACCGAGTTGGTGCGCATCATGAGCTTCATCACCATCCCCGGCCTGCTTGGGCCACTACTGGGCCCAACGGTTGGCGGCTGGCTGGTGGAAATTCTCAGCTGGCACTGGATCTTCCTGCTCAACCTGCCAGTCGGCCTGATCGGCTGCTACGCCGTGTGGAAGTTCATCCCCGACCTGCGCGGTGCCGAGCGCACCACGTTCGACGGCCCAGGGTTCCTGCTGTTTGGCGCAGCGATGGTATTGATCACCATCGCCATGGAAGGCCTGGGCGAACTGCACCTGCCGCACTTGCGGGTAATGTTGCTGCTGTTTGCCGGCATGGCCTGCCTGGCGGCCTACTGGCTGCGCGCCGGGCGCGACCCGGAGCCGCTGTTCTCGCCCAGCCTGTTCCGCGTACGCACCTTTGCCATCGGTATCCTCGGCAACCTGTTCGCCCGCCTGGGCAGCGGCGCCCTGCCGTTTCTGGTGCCGTTGCTGCTGCAGGTGGCGCTGGGCTACTCGCCGGCCCAGGCCGGCATGAGCATGATCCCGCTGGCGGCGGCGGCAATGCTGGCCAAGTCCATTGCCCGGCCGCTGATCGAACGCTTCGGCTACCGCATCATTCTCACCGGCAATACCTTGCTGCTGGGCGTGCTGCTGGCCAGCCTGGGGCTGGTGGACGAGCAGACGCCCTATTGGCTGCTACTGGTGCAACTCGGTCTTCTGGGCGCGGTGAACTCCATGCAGTTCACCGCGATGAACACCGTCACGCTCATCGACCTCGACGACGCCAGCGCCAGCAGCGGCAACAGCTTGCTGTCGGTGGTCGCGCAGTTGGCCCTGAGCCTGGGGGTGGCCTGCGCCGGCGCATTGCTAGGCGGGTTTACCGCAGCCGGCAGCGCCGAGGGCGTGGAAACCACCTTGGGCGCATTCCAGCTCACCTTCGTCACCATCGGCGTGATGGCCATGCTGGCGGCTGCGATCTTCCTGCAGCTGTCGCCGACGGACGGAAGGCGTGCCCGTCGTCCGGAACAACACATGGAGTCGTAG
- the yccS gene encoding YccS family putative transporter, which yields MSSSSFRQSLRRLWGQDKFSYSIRVTIALTGSLALCWYQNEMALLIPLFLGIIASALAETDDSWQGRLSALAVTLVCFAIAALAVELLFPYPWVFVIALALAAFGLTMLGALGERYGAIASATLITAVYTMIGVDQRGGQVTDFWHEPLLLVAGAAWYGLLSVLWQALFSNQPVQQSLAKLFFELGSYLKLKASLFEPIRTLDVEARRLELAQQNGKVVAALNAAKEIILHRVGNSQPNSKVSRYLKLYFLAQDIHERVSASHYPYNALTEAFFHSDVMFRCQRLLRKQGSSCQELARSIRLRQPFVLASGYPEALEDLNASLEHLRIQSNPAWRGLLRSLRALAANLATLDRLLSAASNPDSLADASDSSLLDRSPRSLKDVWTRLRTQLTPTSLLFRHALRLPLALSIGYGMVHLIHPTQGYWIILTTLFVCQPNYGATRRKLVQRIFGTAVGLTVGWALFDLFPNPVIQSLFAVVAGVVFFVNRTTRYTLATAAITLMVLFCFNQIGDGYGLFLPRLFDTLVGSLIAILAVFLFLPDWQGRRLNKALANTLACASVYLRQIMQQYAHGKRDDLAYRLARRNAHNADAALSTTLANMLMEPGHFRKEADVGFRFLVLSHTLLSYLSGLGAHRDTALPAEVQEQLIEGAGQSLARSLDEIANGLAARLPVAIHSDAEEALANALEQMPEELDEHQRLVQTQLALICRQLGPLRTLAAHLIKEGAQA from the coding sequence ATGTCATCGAGCTCGTTCCGTCAGTCACTGCGTCGCCTGTGGGGCCAAGACAAGTTCAGCTACAGCATCCGGGTCACCATCGCCCTTACCGGCAGCCTGGCCCTGTGCTGGTACCAGAACGAGATGGCCCTGCTGATTCCGCTGTTCCTCGGCATCATCGCCAGCGCCCTGGCCGAAACCGATGACAGCTGGCAGGGCCGCCTCAGCGCCCTGGCCGTCACCCTGGTGTGTTTTGCCATCGCCGCACTGGCGGTCGAGCTGCTGTTCCCTTACCCGTGGGTATTCGTCATTGCGCTGGCCTTGGCGGCCTTCGGCCTGACCATGCTCGGTGCCTTGGGCGAGCGCTATGGCGCCATCGCTTCGGCGACCTTGATCACCGCGGTATACACCATGATCGGCGTGGACCAGCGCGGTGGCCAGGTCACCGACTTCTGGCACGAACCGCTGCTGCTGGTGGCGGGTGCGGCCTGGTACGGGTTGCTGTCGGTGCTGTGGCAGGCACTGTTTTCCAACCAGCCGGTGCAGCAGAGCCTGGCCAAGCTGTTCTTCGAGCTGGGCAGCTACCTCAAGCTCAAGGCCAGCCTGTTCGAACCGATCCGCACCCTTGACGTCGAAGCCCGGCGTCTGGAGCTGGCACAGCAGAACGGCAAAGTGGTGGCGGCGCTCAACGCGGCCAAGGAAATCATCTTGCACCGGGTGGGCAACAGCCAGCCGAACTCCAAGGTCAGCCGCTATCTCAAGCTGTACTTCCTGGCCCAGGACATCCATGAACGGGTCAGTGCTTCGCACTATCCCTACAACGCCCTGACCGAGGCTTTTTTCCACAGCGACGTGATGTTCCGCTGCCAGCGTCTGCTGCGTAAACAAGGCTCGTCCTGCCAGGAGCTGGCCCGCTCGATTCGCCTGCGCCAGCCGTTCGTGCTGGCCAGCGGTTATCCCGAGGCACTCGAGGACCTCAATGCCTCGCTAGAGCACCTGCGCATCCAGAGCAACCCGGCCTGGCGCGGCCTGCTGCGTTCGCTGCGGGCACTGGCTGCCAACCTGGCGACCCTGGACCGCCTGCTAAGCGCCGCCAGCAACCCGGACAGCCTGGCAGACGCCAGCGACAGTAGCCTGCTCGACCGCTCGCCGCGCTCGCTGAAAGACGTGTGGACGCGCCTGCGTACCCAGCTTACGCCGACCTCGCTGTTGTTCCGGCATGCCCTGCGCCTGCCGCTGGCGCTGTCGATCGGCTATGGCATGGTGCACCTGATCCACCCCACTCAAGGCTACTGGATCATCCTCACCACGTTGTTCGTTTGCCAGCCCAACTATGGTGCAACCCGGCGCAAGCTGGTACAGCGAATCTTCGGCACCGCCGTCGGCCTGACAGTGGGCTGGGCGTTGTTCGACCTGTTCCCCAACCCGGTCATCCAGTCACTGTTCGCCGTGGTCGCCGGGGTGGTGTTCTTCGTCAACCGTACCACCCGCTACACTTTGGCCACGGCGGCGATCACCCTGATGGTGCTGTTCTGCTTCAACCAGATCGGCGATGGCTATGGGCTGTTCCTGCCGCGCCTGTTCGATACCTTGGTCGGCAGCCTCATCGCCATCCTGGCGGTATTCCTGTTCCTGCCTGACTGGCAGGGGCGGCGCTTGAACAAGGCGCTGGCCAATACCCTGGCGTGCGCCAGCGTGTACCTGCGGCAGATCATGCAGCAGTATGCCCACGGCAAGCGCGACGACCTGGCCTACCGCCTGGCCCGGCGCAACGCCCACAACGCCGATGCGGCGCTGTCCACTACCTTGGCCAACATGCTGATGGAGCCTGGGCATTTCCGTAAGGAGGCGGACGTGGGCTTCCGCTTCCTGGTGCTGTCGCATACCTTGCTCAGCTACCTTTCGGGGCTGGGCGCGCACCGCGACACGGCCTTGCCGGCGGAGGTGCAGGAGCAGTTGATCGAAGGCGCCGGGCAAAGCCTGGCCCGCAGCCTGGACGAGATTGCCAACGGCCTGGCCGCGCGGCTGCCGGTGGCGATTCACAGTGATGCCGAAGAAGCGCTGGCCAATGCCCTGGAGCAGATGCCCGAAGAACTCGACGAGCATCAGCGGCTGGTGCAGACGCAGCTGGCGTTGATCTGCCGACAGTTGGGGCCGTTGCGAACCTTGGCTGCGCATTTGATCAAGGAAGGTGCGCAGGCCTGA
- a CDS encoding EamA family transporter, translated as MPSSAPYLILLQAIFVLSWSSGFIGARLGTEDAGAINLLFWRFLLVCICLLPFVLHRLHLLSWAQIRYNAVIGFLAQFAYLVSVYIAIRGGLPAGIAAIICALQPLITASMSSRGHGERSGRQEWLGLVLGFAGVSVVILGEYSLSTAQLGLWLYALPLIAAITLSIATLYQRRQSVLETDHSKDGLLMPLFLQSTATLVLLTATGLPLGLIEVPVSSQAWVAVAWLTLFSTFIAYLSLWMLLTKLTATRVSVLVYLEPPVTLLWAALMFGDAIHWTTYLGIAVVAAGIAIARNPRSSASPAKCAQ; from the coding sequence ATGCCAAGCAGTGCGCCTTACCTGATCCTGCTGCAAGCCATCTTTGTCCTTTCCTGGAGTTCGGGCTTCATTGGCGCCCGGCTAGGCACGGAGGACGCGGGTGCGATAAACCTGCTGTTCTGGCGTTTTTTGCTGGTCTGCATCTGCCTGCTGCCCTTTGTCTTGCACCGGCTGCATTTACTGTCATGGGCGCAAATACGTTACAACGCCGTGATCGGATTTCTGGCCCAGTTTGCTTACCTGGTCAGCGTCTACATCGCCATCCGCGGCGGCCTGCCTGCCGGGATTGCTGCCATCATTTGCGCCTTGCAGCCATTGATCACGGCATCGATGAGCAGCAGAGGCCACGGTGAACGCAGTGGCCGTCAGGAGTGGCTGGGCCTTGTGCTTGGGTTTGCCGGTGTCAGCGTAGTCATTCTGGGAGAGTACAGCCTGTCGACGGCGCAGCTTGGCCTCTGGTTGTACGCTCTGCCGCTGATCGCTGCCATCACGTTGTCGATCGCCACGCTGTACCAGCGACGGCAATCGGTTCTGGAGACAGACCACAGCAAGGACGGTTTGCTGATGCCGCTGTTTCTGCAATCGACCGCGACGCTGGTGCTGCTCACTGCTACAGGCTTGCCGTTGGGCTTGATCGAGGTGCCTGTCAGCAGCCAGGCCTGGGTGGCTGTCGCCTGGCTGACACTGTTCTCGACGTTCATCGCCTATTTGAGCCTGTGGATGTTGCTGACCAAGCTGACGGCGACCCGCGTGTCGGTGCTGGTCTATCTGGAACCACCCGTGACCTTGTTATGGGCTGCGTTGATGTTCGGCGACGCGATCCATTGGACAACCTACCTGGGCATTGCGGTAGTCGCCGCAGGAATAGCTATTGCTCGCAACCCCCGCAGTTCGGCATCGCCCGCCAAGTGTGCCCAGTAA
- a CDS encoding metallopeptidase TldD-related protein, whose translation MKNAFETLVGDARKALQTGEQFTLGYSAEHSQFVRFNHAKVRQAGEVSQASAQLRLIRDGRQAEQQLTLSGDAQLDSQRLIAALEQLRQTLPLLAVDPYLRLDESAWHSQSQQEQPLPELSEVLALLDHEAGDLDLVGIYAAGPICRGFASSFGAFGWHQANSFNFDWSLFHENGEAVKANYAGQVWSSDDFTARLRQAREQLGFLGRPAITLKPGSYRAYLAPAAMDEIAGMLCWGGFSAQALATGNSALQRLYNGDARLSPLVSFTEQVSGSLSPAFSDEGSPRLDVPLIRQGEALHRLISARSAAEFELQANGADSYESPCALSLAAGSLPGEQILERLGTGLYISNLWYLNYSDLPAARMTGLTRFATFWVENRQIQGPVSTMRFDDSLYSLLGSQLEDLTQEREMILSTSTYGQRSTGSSHLPGALVKGLTLTL comes from the coding sequence ATGAAAAACGCTTTCGAAACCTTGGTCGGGGATGCGCGCAAAGCCCTGCAGACAGGCGAGCAGTTCACTCTGGGCTACAGCGCCGAACATTCGCAATTCGTGCGTTTCAACCACGCCAAGGTGCGCCAGGCTGGCGAAGTTAGCCAGGCCAGTGCGCAGCTGCGGCTGATCCGCGATGGCCGTCAGGCAGAGCAACAGCTGACCTTGAGTGGTGACGCGCAACTGGATAGCCAGCGCCTGATCGCGGCCCTGGAGCAACTGCGCCAGACCTTGCCACTGCTGGCTGTCGACCCGTACCTGCGTCTGGACGAAAGTGCCTGGCACAGCCAAAGCCAGCAGGAGCAGCCGCTGCCCGAACTGAGCGAAGTACTGGCCCTGCTCGACCACGAGGCGGGCGACCTGGACCTGGTCGGCATCTACGCCGCCGGGCCCATCTGCCGGGGCTTCGCCAGCTCGTTCGGGGCCTTCGGCTGGCACCAGGCCAACAGCTTCAACTTCGACTGGAGCCTGTTCCACGAAAACGGCGAGGCGGTGAAGGCCAACTACGCCGGGCAGGTATGGAGCTCCGACGACTTCACCGCACGCCTGCGCCAGGCGCGAGAGCAACTGGGCTTCCTTGGCCGCCCGGCAATCACGCTGAAGCCTGGTAGCTACCGCGCCTATCTGGCCCCGGCGGCCATGGACGAAATAGCCGGCATGCTGTGCTGGGGCGGCTTTTCCGCACAGGCCTTGGCCACCGGCAACAGCGCCCTGCAGCGTCTGTACAATGGCGATGCGCGGCTGAGCCCGCTGGTGAGTTTTACCGAACAGGTCAGCGGTTCGCTGAGCCCGGCGTTTTCCGACGAAGGCTCGCCGCGCCTGGATGTACCGTTGATCCGGCAAGGCGAAGCCCTGCATCGGCTGATCAGTGCGCGCAGTGCAGCCGAGTTCGAGCTGCAGGCCAATGGCGCCGACAGCTACGAGTCACCGTGCGCGCTCAGCCTGGCAGCAGGTAGCCTGCCCGGCGAGCAGATCCTGGAGCGGCTCGGCACCGGGCTGTACATCAGCAACCTGTGGTACCTGAACTATTCCGACCTGCCGGCGGCACGCATGACCGGGCTGACCCGCTTCGCCACCTTCTGGGTGGAGAACAGGCAGATCCAGGGGCCGGTGAGCACCATGCGTTTCGATGACAGCCTGTACAGCCTGCTAGGCAGCCAGCTGGAGGACCTGACCCAGGAGCGCGAGATGATCCTGTCGACCAGCACCTATGGACAGCGCAGTACCGGGTCGAGTCATTTGCCGGGGGCACTGGTCAAAGGGTTGACCTTGACATTGTGA
- a CDS encoding LysR family transcriptional regulator: protein MAKGLDINVLRTFQAVARLGRFKDAADYVHRSPSAVTTQIQKLEEQIGQQLFARSNQSVELTPAGRHLLVEATRFLMAHDRLLATLSPQQMTGKVRLGVPDGYAASLMSDFLPVFVASNPKLELEAVARSSAELIDLFARQRLDLAVAVSNEACRQGEWLRATRPRWAAAPGFQHNPERPLPLALQLKGCPYREAALQALKAHGIAYRILLESANWQAVLACMRSGLAVGIVEGLDSGDTTLAYVEGMGFPELPEHHVYLLTDTAHPVASHLNDMLKAAIQKDGAANPGLC from the coding sequence ATGGCGAAAGGCCTCGACATCAACGTACTGAGAACCTTCCAGGCAGTAGCCCGACTGGGGCGCTTCAAGGATGCCGCCGACTATGTCCATCGCAGCCCCTCGGCGGTGACCACGCAGATCCAGAAGCTGGAGGAACAGATCGGGCAACAGCTGTTTGCTCGCAGCAACCAGTCCGTCGAGTTGACCCCGGCAGGTCGGCACCTGCTGGTCGAGGCGACACGTTTTCTGATGGCCCATGACAGGCTGCTGGCTACGCTGTCGCCCCAGCAGATGACCGGCAAGGTCCGCCTGGGGGTACCGGACGGCTATGCAGCCAGCCTCATGAGTGATTTCCTGCCGGTTTTCGTCGCCAGCAATCCGAAACTGGAACTGGAAGCCGTAGCGCGGTCCAGCGCAGAGCTCATCGACCTGTTTGCGCGACAGCGCCTGGACCTGGCAGTAGCGGTCAGCAACGAAGCATGCAGACAAGGGGAGTGGCTGCGCGCGACCAGGCCTCGTTGGGCCGCGGCCCCAGGGTTCCAACACAACCCTGAGCGCCCCTTGCCGCTGGCCCTGCAGTTGAAGGGCTGTCCGTACCGAGAGGCGGCACTGCAGGCATTGAAGGCGCATGGCATTGCGTACCGCATCCTGCTGGAGAGCGCCAACTGGCAAGCGGTACTGGCCTGTATGAGAAGCGGCCTGGCAGTCGGTATTGTCGAGGGGCTGGACAGTGGCGATACCACACTGGCGTACGTTGAAGGCATGGGTTTCCCCGAACTCCCCGAGCACCACGTCTATCTGCTGACGGACACCGCTCACCCTGTTGCGTCGCATCTGAACGATATGTTGAAAGCCGCCATTCAGAAGGATGGGGCGGCAAACCCAGGCCTTTGTTGA
- a CDS encoding 2OG-Fe(II) oxygenase, with the protein MNRSDTLPLFERGVGRVKLALKSTLKRTPRLSSIRLGEQVAWRDTLLRQQGPAVTDTRTLGELGYSHSPHAKIAADTITGVAVVHRLFTAEGVAALQDICGRLEKGAGDSDWIISRRTRGVTALSSFIHDMMCSRSFLLAVSRIAGVPLVPYPMLNARSQINYYYPKPVEQQQQLGMWHTDGTNYVLNIVLSGANDYSGGEFVFHNGTVDTFDALDYRTFETARLDAPGDALFIYGSRLFHGVRPVLGGRRMSLVLSFHCPYFNDDSNSFWHLASDDGIPATIPNWLRLRWALHRSAARHYARLGIEPITFQELHQTGA; encoded by the coding sequence ATGAATCGCTCAGATACCTTACCGTTGTTCGAGCGCGGCGTCGGCCGCGTAAAGCTGGCGCTCAAGTCAACGTTGAAGCGCACTCCGCGACTTTCGTCGATCCGCCTGGGTGAACAGGTCGCCTGGCGGGACACGTTGCTCCGCCAGCAAGGGCCTGCCGTCACCGATACGCGAACACTCGGGGAACTGGGCTACAGCCACAGTCCGCACGCAAAAATTGCAGCGGATACCATCACCGGTGTGGCGGTGGTCCATCGGTTGTTCACTGCCGAGGGAGTTGCGGCCTTGCAAGACATCTGTGGCCGCCTGGAGAAGGGCGCAGGTGACAGTGACTGGATAATTTCCCGGCGCACACGTGGGGTGACGGCGCTGTCATCGTTCATCCACGACATGATGTGCAGCCGCTCATTCCTGTTGGCCGTCTCGCGTATTGCCGGGGTGCCGCTGGTGCCTTACCCCATGCTCAACGCCCGCTCGCAGATCAACTATTACTACCCCAAGCCGGTCGAGCAACAGCAACAACTGGGCATGTGGCATACGGACGGCACCAATTATGTGCTGAACATCGTGCTGTCGGGCGCCAACGACTATAGCGGCGGCGAGTTCGTGTTCCACAACGGTACCGTCGATACCTTTGATGCCCTGGATTATCGTACCTTTGAAACCGCACGCCTGGATGCGCCAGGCGATGCCTTGTTCATCTATGGCAGTCGATTGTTCCACGGTGTTCGCCCGGTGCTGGGCGGGAGACGCATGTCACTGGTGTTGTCCTTCCATTGCCCTTACTTCAATGACGATTCCAACAGTTTCTGGCACCTCGCCTCCGATGATGGCATTCCCGCGACCATCCCCAACTGGCTGCGGTTACGCTGGGCCCTGCACCGCTCGGCGGCCCGACACTATGCACGTCTAGGCATCGAGCCGATCACGTTCCAGGAATTGCATCAAACAGGGGCGTGA
- the dbpA gene encoding ATP-dependent RNA helicase DbpA, giving the protein MLANLDALGYASMTPIQAQSLPVILKGQDLIAQAKTGSGKTAAFGIGLLNPINPRYFGCQALVLCPTRELADQVAKELRRLARAEDNIKILTLCGGVSLGPQIASLEHGAHIIVGTPGRIQQHLDKGTLVLDGLNTLVLDEADRMLDMGFFDAIASIIGKTPSRRQTLLFSATYPAGIKQLAADFMRNPQQVKVESLHADNQIEQRFIEIDPQQRLEAVTRVLGHYRPQSCVAFCFTKQQCEDVVAHLTAKGIVAQALHGDLEQRDRDQVLTMFANRSSSVLVATDVAARGLDIDGLDMVINVELARDAEIHVHRVGRTGRAGEKGIAISLVAPAEGHRAQAIEELQKSPLRWDQLDSLKHKGGEPLLPVMSTLCIAAGRKDKLRPGDILGALTGDAGIPGKQVGKIAIFDFQAFVAVERALAKQAMQRLNSGKIKGRSLKVRIV; this is encoded by the coding sequence ATGCTGGCCAACCTGGACGCCCTCGGCTATGCCTCGATGACGCCGATTCAGGCCCAGAGCCTGCCGGTCATCCTCAAGGGCCAGGACCTGATCGCCCAGGCCAAGACCGGCAGCGGCAAGACCGCCGCCTTCGGCATCGGCCTGCTCAACCCGATCAACCCGCGTTACTTCGGCTGCCAGGCGCTGGTGCTGTGCCCCACCCGCGAGCTCGCCGACCAGGTGGCAAAGGAGCTGCGCCGCCTGGCCCGCGCCGAGGACAACATCAAGATCCTGACCCTGTGCGGCGGCGTTTCGCTGGGCCCGCAGATCGCTTCGCTGGAGCACGGCGCGCATATCATCGTTGGCACCCCGGGGCGCATCCAGCAGCACCTCGACAAGGGCACGCTGGTGCTCGACGGGCTGAACACCCTGGTACTGGACGAAGCCGATCGCATGCTCGACATGGGCTTCTTCGATGCCATCGCCAGCATCATCGGCAAGACCCCGTCGCGCCGCCAGACCCTGCTGTTCTCGGCCACCTACCCGGCCGGCATCAAGCAACTGGCCGCCGACTTCATGCGTAACCCGCAACAGGTCAAGGTCGAGAGCCTGCACGCCGACAACCAGATCGAGCAGCGCTTCATCGAGATCGACCCGCAACAGCGCCTCGAGGCCGTCACCCGCGTGCTCGGCCACTACCGCCCGCAGTCCTGCGTGGCGTTCTGCTTCACCAAGCAGCAGTGCGAGGATGTGGTCGCCCACCTGACCGCCAAGGGCATCGTGGCCCAGGCCCTGCATGGCGACCTGGAGCAGCGAGACCGCGACCAGGTGCTGACCATGTTCGCCAACCGCAGCAGCTCGGTGCTGGTGGCTACCGACGTGGCCGCACGCGGCCTGGACATCGATGGCCTGGACATGGTCATCAACGTCGAACTGGCGCGTGATGCGGAAATCCATGTGCACCGTGTGGGCCGTACCGGCCGTGCCGGCGAGAAAGGTATTGCGATCAGCCTGGTTGCACCGGCCGAGGGCCACCGCGCCCAGGCCATCGAGGAGCTGCAGAAGAGCCCGCTGCGCTGGGACCAGCTGGACAGCCTGAAGCACAAGGGCGGCGAGCCGCTGCTGCCGGTGATGAGCACCCTGTGCATCGCGGCCGGGCGCAAGGACAAGCTGCGCCCGGGCGATATTCTCGGGGCGCTGACCGGTGATGCCGGTATCCCGGGCAAGCAGGTGGGCAAGATTGCCATCTTCGATTTCCAGGCGTTCGTGGCCGTGGAGCGGGCGCTGGCCAAGCAGGCCATGCAGCGCTTGAACAGCGGCAAGATCAAGGGCCGCTCCCTGAAAGTCCGCATCGTCTGA
- a CDS encoding NAD(P)/FAD-dependent oxidoreductase, with protein MHSTDVIILGAGAAGLMCAQLSARRGRRVLVLDHANKPGKKILMSGGGRCNFTNMYTEPGNFLSQNAHFCKSALARYTQWDFIELVCKHGVAYHEKKLGQLFCDNKASDILDMLLAECDEAGAEIRMHTSIEQIEKTEGGYLLQTSGGQFACQSLVIATGGLSIPTLGATGFGYQVARQFGHTLLPTRAGLVPFTITDPQLKALCTELSGTSLDCTASCNGTSFRENLLFTHRGLSGPAILQISSFWEAGDTLEINLLPDRDALTWLQQMQGERANAELKTVLGEVFTRKLANLLAEQWFESRPMKQYTPAELAQIAEKLANWQVVPAGTEGYRTAEVTLGGVDTREVSSKTMESLKSPGLYFIGEVLDVTGHLGGFNFQWAWASANAAAQFV; from the coding sequence GTGCACTCCACCGACGTGATCATCCTCGGCGCCGGCGCCGCCGGCCTGATGTGCGCCCAGCTCAGCGCCCGCCGTGGCCGCCGGGTACTGGTGCTCGACCATGCCAACAAACCGGGCAAGAAAATCCTCATGTCCGGCGGCGGCCGGTGCAACTTCACCAACATGTATACCGAGCCGGGCAACTTCCTCTCGCAGAACGCACACTTCTGCAAGTCGGCCCTGGCCCGCTACACCCAATGGGACTTCATCGAGCTGGTATGCAAGCACGGCGTGGCTTACCACGAGAAGAAGCTCGGACAGCTGTTTTGTGACAACAAGGCCAGCGACATCCTCGACATGCTGCTGGCCGAATGCGACGAGGCCGGTGCCGAGATCCGCATGCACACCAGCATTGAACAGATCGAGAAGACCGAAGGCGGCTACCTGCTACAGACCAGCGGCGGCCAGTTCGCCTGCCAGTCGCTGGTGATCGCCACCGGCGGCCTGTCGATCCCGACCCTGGGTGCCACCGGCTTCGGCTATCAGGTGGCCCGCCAGTTCGGCCACACCCTGCTGCCGACCCGCGCCGGGCTGGTGCCCTTCACCATCACCGACCCCCAGCTCAAGGCACTGTGCACCGAGTTGTCCGGCACCTCGCTGGATTGCACCGCCAGCTGTAACGGCACCAGCTTCCGCGAGAACCTGCTGTTCACCCACCGCGGCCTGAGCGGCCCGGCGATCTTGCAGATTTCGTCGTTCTGGGAAGCCGGTGACACGCTCGAGATCAACCTGCTGCCCGATCGCGATGCACTGACCTGGCTGCAACAGATGCAGGGGGAACGCGCCAACGCCGAGCTGAAGACCGTACTGGGCGAGGTGTTCACCCGCAAGCTGGCCAACCTGCTGGCCGAGCAGTGGTTCGAGTCCAGGCCCATGAAGCAGTACACCCCGGCGGAACTGGCACAGATCGCCGAAAAACTGGCGAACTGGCAGGTGGTGCCGGCCGGCACCGAGGGCTACCGCACTGCCGAAGTGACCCTGGGCGGCGTGGACACCCGTGAAGTGTCCTCCAAGACCATGGAATCGCTGAAGAGCCCCGGCTTGTACTTCATTGGCGAAGTGCTGGATGTGACCGGCCACCTGGGTGGTTTCAATTTCCAGTGGGCCTGGGCATCGGCCAACGCCGCAGCGCAGTTCGTGTAG